In the genome of Drosophila gunungcola strain Sukarami unplaced genomic scaffold, Dgunungcola_SK_2 000201F, whole genome shotgun sequence, one region contains:
- the LOC128265982 gene encoding Wilms tumor protein 1-interacting protein-like — translation MQARTRRRSERSLTSPLMRVDRRTRVRRRRGGVHGRGQRDAASCEGPDGLPPVEQGDGRAREDLPRADTTVGQAQGVGPHPGSAGGHCPPMGGPAGGEEGSIRRVEAEAEGRRGRGGRTEQPQPPPRAPTPPPRSPSPLPRSPSPPPRQHTVTWTWPAPEEAAEEARLREAIEAIDRQRPPPFNPRDPKAKSEKRVAETADREELKATPEEEREAQEVLEKGPWEWPSTPDTSRDAAPPPRLAWQTSCPEPRAPKTAETAVGGRGTVVGGSGGGVAGAGGQRSTTAAREAQEGQVGQAHAGRGELY, via the exons ATGCAGGCCCGAACGCGACGGAGGTCGGAGAGGTCGTTGACATCTCCTCTGATGAGAGTGGACAGGAGGACGCGagtgaggaggaggaggggagGTGTCCACGGACGAGGACAACGTGACGCGGCGAGCTGCGAGGGACCGGATGGTCTTCCGCCGGTTGAGCAGGGCGACGGCAGGGCTCGGGAGGATCTGCCTAGGGCAGATACCACCGTCGGGCAAGCCCAAGGTGTGGGACCGCATCCTGGAAGCGCGGGCGGTCACTGTCCGCCAATGGGAGGCCCGGCGGGTGGCGAGGAGGGCAGTATTCGCCGCGTGGAAGCAGAGGCTGAGGGACGCCGAGGCAGAGGAGGCCGTACT gagcagccgcagccgccacCACGTGCGCCGACGCCACCACCACGATCGCCGTCGCCGCTACCCCGATCACCATCGCCGCCGCCGAGGCAGCATACGGTCACGTGGACGTGGCCCGCGCCCGAAGAGGCAGCGGAGGAGGCCCGATTGCGGGAGGCAATCGAGGCCATCGATCGGCAGCGCCCACCGCCGTTTAACCCGCGCGATCCCAAAGCCAAGTCGGAGAAACGCGTCGCGGAGACGGCCGATCGCGAGGAGCTGAAGGCTACGCCCGAGGAGGAGCGAGAGGCCCAGGAGGTTCTGGAGAAGGGGCCGTGGGAGTGGCCATCAACGCCGGATACGTCGCGGGACGCGGCTCCACCCCCGAGGCTCGCGTGGCAGACCTCGTGCCCGGAGCCGCGAGCCCCAAAGACTGCGGAGACAGCAGTCGGAGGGCGCGGAACCGTGGTCGGAGGTTCCGGAGGCGGAGTGGCCGGCGCGGGTGGCCAAAGAAGCACGACGGCAGCGAGGGAGGCGCAGGAAGGACAGGTGGGCCAAGCACATGCTGGACGAGGAGAGCTCTACTAA